One part of the Phycisphaerae bacterium genome encodes these proteins:
- the hisD gene encoding histidinol dehydrogenase — MRVLYTGDQDFESQFGRLRAPLLPEQLLFERRQEMAAVEETISRVRRDGDRALCELTQRFDNANLTPEQIRVDRSVLTKAADDLEPELRSAIELSIANVRRYQEHLKVWPNLGIVRPGVELRTRYRPINRVGVYVPGGSAPLFSTLIMTAVPAQVAGVRQIGVASPPRYSGQVHPVMLGVCGLLGIDEVYQVGGAQAIAAMALGTETIQPVDKILGPGNTYVQLAKKAVFGIVDVESFAGQTEIVVIADETAQARFVAADMIGQAEHAPGSALLLTPSRELAQRVTGQIDVLLQRSARSEATRKCLDESSAIVVTESLDEAVALSNRIAPEHLSVQTKDPDAVAQRCENAGAIFVGAFTSEAVGDYVAGPSHVLPTGGTARFFSPLNVMDFMRHTSVIKYDRSALRRVYPALEAMTQVEQLPGHLLSATVRLED; from the coding sequence ATGCGAGTGCTATATACAGGCGATCAGGATTTCGAGTCGCAGTTCGGCCGGCTTCGAGCCCCCCTCCTGCCGGAGCAACTGCTGTTTGAGCGCCGGCAGGAGATGGCGGCGGTCGAGGAAACCATCAGCCGGGTGCGCCGCGACGGCGATCGGGCCCTCTGCGAACTGACGCAGCGGTTTGACAATGCCAATCTCACGCCGGAGCAAATCCGGGTGGACCGATCGGTCCTGACCAAAGCGGCTGACGATCTGGAGCCCGAGTTGCGGTCGGCCATCGAGCTGTCGATCGCCAACGTCCGGCGCTATCAGGAACATCTGAAGGTCTGGCCGAATCTGGGCATCGTCCGGCCGGGCGTGGAGCTGCGAACCCGATACCGGCCAATCAACCGGGTCGGCGTTTACGTGCCGGGCGGATCGGCTCCCTTGTTCTCGACGCTGATCATGACCGCGGTTCCGGCCCAGGTGGCGGGAGTCCGTCAGATCGGGGTGGCTTCGCCTCCGCGGTACAGCGGTCAGGTGCATCCGGTGATGCTGGGCGTCTGCGGGCTGCTGGGCATCGATGAGGTTTACCAAGTGGGCGGCGCCCAGGCGATCGCGGCGATGGCTTTGGGAACCGAGACGATCCAGCCGGTGGACAAGATTCTCGGGCCGGGCAACACCTACGTGCAGTTGGCCAAGAAGGCGGTCTTCGGGATCGTCGACGTCGAGAGCTTCGCGGGCCAGACCGAGATCGTGGTGATCGCCGACGAGACGGCCCAGGCCCGGTTCGTGGCGGCCGACATGATCGGCCAGGCTGAGCACGCGCCGGGCAGCGCCCTGCTGCTGACGCCCAGCCGCGAGTTGGCGCAGCGCGTGACCGGGCAGATCGACGTCCTGCTGCAGCGGTCGGCCCGTTCCGAGGCGACGCGCAAGTGTCTGGACGAGTCATCCGCCATCGTCGTCACGGAGTCGCTGGACGAGGCGGTGGCCCTGAGCAACCGGATCGCCCCGGAGCACCTGTCGGTGCAGACCAAAGACCCTGACGCGGTGGCCCAGCGGTGCGAGAACGCCGGCGCGATCTTCGTCGGCGCGTTCACCAGCGAGGCCGTCGGCGACTACGTGGCCGGACCGTCGCACGTGCTGCCCACCGGCGGGACGGCGCGGTTCTTCAGCCCGCTGAACGTCATGGACTTCATGCGCCACACCAGCGTGATCAAGTACGATCGGTCGGCACTGCGGCGGGTGTATCCCGCGCTCGAGGCGATGACGCAAGTCGAGCAGTTGCCGGGACACCTGCTGTCGGCCACGGTGAGATTGGAAGATTAG
- a CDS encoding aspartate carbamoyltransferase catalytic subunit: MSSTTTTQEKFIWNKRHLLGLEELSRDEILHILDTAESLKDVSTRSVKKVPALRGKVVVNLFFEDSTRTRVSFGLAASRLSADVVEFSAKVSSVSKGETLRDTARNIEAMGVDVIVIRHSAPGAPHYLAQCVDVPVVNAGDGAHEHPTQALLDMFTIRELKGRLDGLSVAIVGDITHSRVARSNIWGLTKLGARVILVGPTTLVPSAMRGMGAEIAHNFDEVIPNVDVINMLRVQRERITSNVFPSVEEYTRLFGLNAERLSRAKKDVLVMHPGPINRGVEITSGVADGPNSAILRQVTNGLAVRMAVLFLVSAAHPKS, encoded by the coding sequence ATGTCCAGCACCACAACAACACAAGAGAAGTTCATCTGGAATAAACGCCACTTGCTTGGCCTCGAGGAACTCTCGCGAGACGAAATCCTCCACATTCTCGACACGGCGGAGTCCCTCAAGGACGTCTCGACCCGCAGCGTCAAGAAGGTTCCAGCCCTCCGGGGCAAGGTCGTAGTCAACCTGTTCTTCGAAGACTCCACCCGCACCCGCGTCAGTTTCGGCTTGGCCGCCAGTCGCCTCAGCGCCGACGTGGTCGAATTCTCAGCCAAGGTCTCCAGCGTGTCGAAGGGCGAGACGCTGCGGGACACCGCCCGTAACATTGAGGCGATGGGGGTCGATGTGATCGTCATCCGCCACTCCGCTCCGGGTGCGCCGCACTACCTGGCCCAGTGCGTCGACGTGCCGGTGGTCAACGCGGGCGACGGGGCCCACGAGCACCCGACCCAGGCCCTGCTCGACATGTTTACCATCCGCGAACTCAAGGGGCGTCTGGACGGCCTGAGCGTCGCCATCGTGGGCGATATCACCCACAGCCGGGTCGCCCGGAGCAATATCTGGGGCCTGACCAAGCTCGGGGCCAGGGTCATCCTGGTCGGCCCGACCACGCTGGTCCCATCCGCCATGCGGGGCATGGGAGCCGAGATCGCCCATAATTTCGACGAGGTCATCCCGAATGTGGACGTGATCAACATGCTCCGCGTCCAGCGCGAGCGGATCACCTCCAATGTCTTTCCCTCCGTCGAGGAGTACACCCGCCTGTTCGGCCTCAACGCCGAGCGCCTCAGCCGTGCCAAAAAGGACGTCCTGGTCATGCACCCCGGTCCGATCAACCGCGGAGTCGAGATCACCAGCGGCGTGGCCGACGGGCCTAACTCGGCCATCCTCCGGCAGGTCACCAACGGTCTGGCCGTGCGGATGGCCGTGCTGTTCCTGGTCAGCGCCGCCCATCCCAAGTCATGA
- a CDS encoding TIGR03790 family protein, with the protein MKLSATGRLALMVTAAVLGGMIARAYGEIKPDEVLIVANGSVPDSLRLAKLYAAGREIPAERILGLPCPFREQISREQYENGIATPIRAFIEQQDLSNRLKVIVTVYGVPLKVAGVKPTFAQQQLADELTPRYQQAFGVVERILVEINALAGLEQNVPESQPGVRRPAQFAQDMYKLRKHFIQAGTAMQRSIQAETDPQVRQEMTVQALNLKVRFTGLGELAQQGQVNKEAAAAIEQMQVRLAEMARQDPGERDLNEYYGLAEKTGGLLLVLQLLHDDITRLSMAESAAAVDDELTLVMHRDYTVASRVPNLLNPHLAENTTAQAWQPVFMTARLDGPMPDVVERMIADALAVEQTGLEGKIYLDARGIRNKDGYHEYDEDLRRLAARLKEQTDWPVVLDDRPAVFEPNCCDQAALYCGWYSLRNYVPSFTFVRGAVAYHLASFEAQSLHDPKQNLWCPKLLAAGAAATIGPVDEPYLDSFPPPGEFIPLLLSGRYTLVEAFFMTKRYNSWRMILIGDPLYRPFAKNPCVLGPATQPVSTPSP; encoded by the coding sequence ATGAAGTTGAGCGCGACAGGGCGTCTGGCCCTGATGGTGACGGCCGCCGTGCTTGGAGGGATGATCGCGCGGGCGTATGGCGAGATCAAGCCGGATGAGGTCCTGATCGTCGCCAACGGCAGCGTGCCCGATTCGCTTCGACTGGCCAAGCTCTACGCGGCGGGCCGCGAGATCCCGGCCGAGCGGATACTCGGCCTGCCGTGCCCGTTTCGCGAACAGATCAGCCGCGAGCAGTACGAAAACGGCATCGCCACGCCGATCCGCGCCTTCATCGAGCAGCAGGACCTCTCGAACCGGCTGAAGGTCATCGTCACGGTCTACGGCGTGCCGCTGAAGGTCGCGGGCGTCAAGCCCACGTTTGCCCAGCAGCAACTGGCTGATGAACTGACCCCGCGCTACCAGCAGGCGTTCGGCGTGGTCGAGCGGATTCTGGTTGAAATCAACGCGCTGGCGGGGCTTGAGCAGAACGTGCCGGAGAGTCAGCCGGGCGTTCGCCGTCCGGCCCAGTTTGCCCAGGACATGTACAAACTCCGCAAGCACTTCATCCAGGCCGGAACGGCGATGCAGCGAAGCATCCAGGCCGAGACGGACCCGCAGGTCAGACAGGAGATGACGGTCCAGGCCCTGAACCTGAAGGTGCGATTCACGGGTCTAGGCGAGTTGGCCCAGCAAGGGCAGGTGAACAAGGAGGCGGCCGCGGCCATCGAGCAGATGCAGGTTCGCCTGGCGGAAATGGCTCGCCAGGATCCTGGGGAACGCGATCTCAACGAGTATTACGGACTGGCGGAGAAGACCGGCGGACTGCTGCTGGTCCTGCAACTGCTGCACGACGACATCACGCGGCTGAGCATGGCGGAGTCGGCGGCGGCGGTGGACGATGAACTGACGTTGGTGATGCACCGCGACTACACGGTGGCAAGCCGCGTGCCGAACCTGCTGAACCCGCATCTGGCCGAAAACACGACAGCCCAGGCGTGGCAGCCGGTGTTCATGACCGCGCGCCTGGACGGCCCGATGCCGGACGTGGTCGAACGGATGATCGCCGACGCCCTCGCCGTCGAGCAAACCGGACTCGAAGGCAAGATCTATCTCGACGCTCGCGGCATTCGCAACAAGGACGGCTATCACGAGTACGATGAAGACCTGCGCCGACTGGCGGCCAGGCTCAAGGAGCAGACGGACTGGCCGGTGGTGCTGGACGACCGCCCTGCCGTGTTCGAGCCGAACTGCTGCGACCAGGCGGCCCTCTACTGCGGGTGGTACAGCCTGAGGAACTACGTCCCGTCGTTCACGTTCGTGCGCGGGGCGGTGGCATACCATCTGGCCAGCTTCGAGGCCCAGAGCCTCCACGACCCCAAGCAGAACCTCTGGTGTCCCAAGCTGCTGGCGGCCGGAGCGGCGGCGACGATCGGACCGGTCGACGAGCCCTATCTGGACAGCTTTCCGCCGCCCGGCGAGTTCATCCCGCTGCTCCTGTCGGGCAGGTACACGCTGGTCGAGGCGTTCTTCATGACCAAGCGGTACAACTCGTGGCGGATGATCCTGATCGGCGATCCGCTGTACCGCCCGTTCGCGAAGAACCCTTGCGTTCTTGGGCCGGCTACGCAGCCGGTTTCGACGCCTTCGCCGTAA
- the pyrR gene encoding bifunctional pyr operon transcriptional regulator/uracil phosphoribosyltransferase PyrR, translating to MNDTAADNVQGALTRLADQITEAFAAERNLALIGIRSRGDILSRRLSKALAEKGLRPSNHGVLDITLYRDDLDQVGGQARVRATEIDFDITDCLIVLVDDVIFTGRTVRAALDALIDLGRPRAIRLAVLVDRGGRELPIQPDFVGLKLPSAEAHVQVLLKETDGQDRIILRD from the coding sequence ATGAACGACACCGCCGCAGACAACGTCCAGGGCGCGCTGACCCGCCTCGCCGACCAGATCACCGAGGCGTTCGCCGCCGAGCGGAATCTGGCCCTGATCGGAATCCGCTCGCGAGGCGACATTCTGTCGCGTCGATTGTCTAAGGCCTTGGCGGAAAAGGGCTTGCGACCAAGCAACCACGGCGTGCTGGATATTACCCTCTATCGTGACGACCTCGACCAGGTGGGCGGTCAGGCCCGGGTCCGGGCCACCGAGATCGATTTCGACATCACCGACTGCCTGATCGTTCTCGTTGACGATGTGATCTTCACCGGCCGGACCGTGCGGGCCGCTCTCGACGCCCTGATCGACCTGGGGCGGCCCCGGGCGATCCGCCTGGCCGTCCTGGTGGATCGCGGCGGCCGGGAACTGCCGATTCAGCCGGACTTCGTCGGACTGAAACTGCCCAGCGCCGAAGCGCACGTCCAGGTGCTCCTCAAGGAGACCGACGGACAGGACCGGATCATCTTGCGGGACTAG
- a CDS encoding S8 family serine peptidase, whose translation MYRKSLFLPLIPALLLAMLTLPAVAQNLDEQQADPVGFTANAVLVRTQLGVSIFEDQGVVTSDNAPLAEALASVAPLSVEEIVGADHTARQVNRLFKLTLPEGMPVLEVVAILSRLEAVIYAQPSYLFELCKLPNDASFDLQWGLQKTVCPMAWDIFSGIDSVVVAVLDSGVDYTHDDLVGNMWVNVNEAPGNGIDDDHNGYIDDVYGCNTYLGSGDPQETLPQSLLDHGHGTHVAGIIGAVANNEKVGTNMTGVMWNGRIMAVNVVHPGMIVREEFEDPNDPNSAIYVGYTVAMLPTEDIVEGIVYAVDNGAEVVNMSLGSNLPDTSVLGAVDYALDRDVVMVAAAGNEFRTDPDQLDIPQGLLYWYGTAYPAAFDGVIAVGATDPADQRVPATNSGSWVDLMAPGEDILSTLPNQSYAFWTGTSMAAPHVAGAAGLVLGYGRSMSPPKYFSRKQIEEILKSSADNIDAENPGYAGSLGAGRLNVHRALEYAEVTPASLAAVTIELASGTEEGIEVDEHSSARFKATGHRADGTTVDLTQDVTWLVRPLRYGTFDTRTAGKFNASLVPADREVTVTVYYEENDTQYKADEVIVVRNDPDVAPLAIQGGNQIDPGSSVQYEAVFMEPDGTTRNYTRDVIWEILEGRDYARFDTGRPGTLMVDADATEKTLTIRATLVNDEDQIAYQRTKQIQTSASSRQIAGLLVTGPRRVVAGSVIQLRAILNFTGSQTEPEDVTSLSVWSATPSEAGEMLAPGRFMAGSVVTETTATLTAQYSINGQVYRAPLAISVIPAVAMAETVEPNTPAVPKDPNESEPTDELIPGATCPVTGLLTILAVIGGALLCGYRPLRAH comes from the coding sequence GTGTATCGCAAGTCCCTTTTCCTGCCCCTGATCCCTGCCCTCCTTTTGGCGATGCTGACCCTCCCAGCCGTGGCTCAAAACCTCGACGAACAGCAAGCCGATCCGGTCGGTTTTACCGCCAACGCGGTGCTGGTCAGGACGCAGCTTGGCGTGAGCATTTTTGAGGATCAAGGCGTGGTCACCTCCGATAATGCGCCGCTCGCCGAGGCTTTGGCGTCGGTGGCCCCGCTTTCGGTGGAGGAGATCGTCGGTGCGGACCACACCGCCCGGCAGGTCAACCGGCTGTTCAAGCTGACCCTGCCGGAAGGGATGCCCGTCCTGGAGGTGGTGGCGATCCTTTCGCGGCTGGAGGCGGTGATCTACGCCCAGCCGAGCTACCTGTTTGAGCTCTGCAAGCTGCCGAACGATGCGAGTTTCGACCTGCAGTGGGGCCTGCAAAAGACGGTCTGTCCCATGGCTTGGGATATCTTCAGTGGGATCGACAGCGTGGTGGTGGCGGTATTGGACAGCGGCGTGGACTACACCCATGACGATCTGGTTGGGAACATGTGGGTGAATGTCAACGAGGCTCCGGGCAACGGAATCGACGACGACCACAACGGATACATCGACGATGTCTACGGCTGCAATACCTATCTGGGGTCCGGCGATCCTCAGGAGACCCTCCCTCAATCCTTGCTGGACCACGGCCACGGAACGCACGTGGCCGGCATCATCGGCGCCGTGGCCAATAACGAGAAGGTCGGCACCAACATGACCGGCGTGATGTGGAACGGACGGATCATGGCGGTCAACGTCGTCCACCCCGGCATGATTGTGAGAGAGGAGTTCGAGGACCCGAACGACCCAAACTCAGCCATCTACGTCGGATATACCGTGGCGATGCTGCCGACGGAAGACATCGTGGAAGGCATCGTGTACGCCGTGGACAACGGCGCGGAAGTCGTCAACATGAGTCTCGGGTCGAATCTCCCGGACACTTCTGTACTGGGCGCGGTGGACTACGCCCTTGACCGCGATGTGGTCATGGTCGCTGCGGCGGGCAACGAGTTCAGGACCGACCCGGACCAGTTGGATATCCCGCAGGGTCTTCTGTACTGGTACGGTACGGCGTATCCCGCGGCGTTCGACGGAGTGATTGCCGTCGGGGCTACTGATCCCGCGGATCAGAGGGTGCCGGCCACGAACTCTGGTTCGTGGGTGGACCTGATGGCTCCCGGCGAGGATATCCTCAGCACGCTTCCCAATCAGTCGTACGCTTTTTGGACCGGGACGTCAATGGCCGCTCCGCATGTGGCGGGAGCGGCGGGTCTGGTTTTGGGCTACGGGCGGTCGATGTCGCCGCCGAAGTACTTCAGCCGGAAGCAGATTGAAGAGATTCTCAAGAGCAGCGCCGACAACATCGACGCTGAGAATCCCGGATACGCGGGCAGCTTGGGAGCGGGCCGCCTGAACGTGCATCGGGCGTTGGAGTACGCCGAGGTGACGCCGGCTTCGCTGGCTGCGGTAACCATCGAGTTGGCGAGCGGGACCGAGGAAGGAATCGAGGTGGACGAGCATTCGTCCGCCCGGTTCAAGGCGACCGGCCATCGCGCGGACGGCACGACGGTTGACCTGACGCAGGACGTGACGTGGCTGGTCCGGCCGCTGCGGTACGGGACCTTCGACACGCGGACAGCCGGCAAATTCAACGCCTCGCTGGTGCCCGCCGATCGCGAGGTAACGGTAACGGTCTACTACGAAGAGAACGATACGCAGTACAAGGCGGACGAGGTGATCGTGGTCAGGAACGACCCGGACGTCGCCCCGCTGGCGATCCAGGGCGGCAACCAGATCGATCCCGGTTCGTCGGTGCAGTATGAAGCCGTCTTCATGGAGCCCGACGGCACGACCCGCAACTACACCCGCGACGTGATCTGGGAGATCCTCGAAGGGCGCGACTACGCCCGGTTCGACACCGGCCGGCCCGGCACGCTGATGGTCGATGCCGACGCGACGGAAAAGACCCTCACCATTCGAGCCACGCTGGTCAACGACGAGGACCAGATCGCGTATCAGCGGACGAAGCAAATTCAGACCTCGGCGTCCTCACGTCAGATCGCTGGGCTGCTCGTGACCGGCCCTCGCCGGGTCGTCGCCGGTTCGGTGATCCAGCTTCGGGCGATCCTGAACTTCACCGGCAGCCAGACCGAGCCGGAAGACGTGACGAGCCTGTCGGTCTGGTCGGCGACGCCTTCGGAGGCCGGCGAGATGCTGGCGCCGGGACGTTTCATGGCGGGCAGCGTGGTGACCGAGACGACGGCCACGCTCACCGCCCAGTACTCGATCAATGGACAGGTCTATCGGGCGCCGCTGGCGATCTCGGTGATCCCGGCGGTGGCGATGGCGGAAACGGTCGAGCCGAATACCCCAGCCGTCCCGAAGGATCCGAACGAGAGCGAGCCGACCGATGAACTGATCCCGGGCGCCACCTGCCCGGTTACAGGACTGCTGACCATCCTGGCCGTGATCGGCGGAGCGTTGCTCTGCGGGTATCGGCCGCTGCGGGCGCATTGA
- the hisB gene encoding imidazoleglycerol-phosphate dehydratase HisB: MSRTANITRKTRETDIRLTVNLDGEGRAEVVTGVGFFDHMLTHLAKHSGWDLTVEAKGDLEVDSHHTVEDIGICLGSALKNALGDKAGIERFADAAVPMDETLVQAAVDISGRSHLEYAASYPSPKIGEFDVELVEEFLRAMVNNAGVTLHVAVIRGGNSHHVAEAIFKATARALGRATRRDPARGQVPSTKGTL; this comes from the coding sequence ATGAGCCGAACGGCGAACATCACGAGAAAGACCCGCGAGACGGACATCCGGCTGACGGTGAACCTCGACGGCGAAGGCCGGGCCGAGGTCGTCACCGGCGTGGGGTTCTTCGACCACATGCTGACCCACCTGGCCAAACACAGCGGCTGGGATCTGACGGTCGAGGCGAAGGGCGACCTGGAGGTTGACAGCCACCACACGGTCGAGGATATCGGCATCTGTCTCGGATCGGCCCTGAAGAACGCCTTGGGCGACAAGGCGGGAATCGAACGCTTCGCGGACGCGGCGGTGCCGATGGACGAGACGCTCGTCCAGGCCGCGGTCGATATCTCAGGCCGCTCGCACCTGGAGTACGCGGCAAGCTATCCGTCGCCGAAGATCGGCGAGTTTGACGTGGAACTGGTCGAGGAATTTCTGCGGGCGATGGTCAACAACGCCGGAGTCACTTTACACGTGGCGGTGATCCGCGGAGGCAACAGCCATCACGTGGCCGAGGCGATTTTCAAGGCGACGGCCCGCGCCCTGGGCCGGGCCACCCGGCGAGATCCGGCCCGCGGACAGGTCCCCAGCACCAAAGGGACGCTATGA
- a CDS encoding histidinol-phosphate transaminase has translation MSKFARQNVRKLKPYVPGEQPAPGTKVIKLNTNENPYAPSPAVRATLRSYAGADLRKYPQPHWTTFRQAAARTFKIDPENIFAGNGSDEVLNLIVRAFVEPGEKIAYPVPTYSLYPVLARIQEAQVVEVPFGERFDLPAEGLLASGAKLAFIANPNAPTGTMIEPAAIEAFARRFKGLVVVDEAYVDFAEANCLPLVGRNGNIIVSRTLSKSYSLAGLRFGFAVASKPIVEDLMKIKDSYNCDALAIELATRAVEDQSYMRRNADRIRRQRAWLTNRLTELGFAVMPSQANFVWATRARPAAKAIYQDLKARGILVRYFDQGQLRRGLRITVGLPQENRALIAALREILA, from the coding sequence ATGTCGAAATTCGCGAGGCAGAACGTCAGGAAGCTGAAGCCCTACGTGCCCGGCGAGCAGCCGGCGCCGGGAACGAAGGTCATCAAGCTGAACACCAACGAGAATCCCTACGCGCCGTCGCCGGCGGTGCGGGCGACTTTGCGGTCGTATGCGGGCGCCGATCTTCGCAAGTATCCCCAGCCGCACTGGACGACGTTCCGGCAGGCGGCGGCCCGGACGTTCAAAATCGACCCGGAGAATATCTTCGCCGGCAACGGCAGCGACGAGGTGCTCAACCTGATCGTCCGCGCTTTCGTCGAGCCGGGTGAGAAAATCGCGTATCCCGTGCCGACCTACAGCCTGTATCCGGTCCTGGCCCGAATTCAGGAGGCCCAGGTCGTTGAAGTGCCCTTCGGCGAGCGGTTCGATCTTCCCGCTGAGGGCCTGCTGGCCAGCGGGGCCAAGCTGGCGTTCATCGCCAACCCCAACGCGCCGACCGGAACGATGATAGAACCGGCGGCAATTGAGGCATTCGCCCGCAGATTCAAGGGCCTGGTCGTGGTCGACGAGGCCTATGTGGATTTCGCCGAAGCCAACTGCCTGCCGCTGGTCGGACGCAACGGGAATATCATTGTCAGTCGGACGCTCTCGAAGAGCTACAGTCTGGCCGGCCTGCGGTTCGGCTTTGCTGTGGCCTCGAAGCCGATCGTCGAAGACCTCATGAAGATCAAGGACAGCTACAACTGCGACGCCCTGGCCATCGAACTGGCGACCCGAGCCGTCGAGGACCAGTCGTACATGCGGCGAAACGCGGACCGGATCCGCCGCCAGCGGGCCTGGCTGACCAACCGCCTGACCGAGCTGGGCTTCGCGGTGATGCCCTCGCAGGCCAACTTCGTCTGGGCCACGCGGGCTCGCCCGGCGGCTAAGGCAATCTACCAGGACCTCAAGGCACGGGGCATTCTGGTCCGATACTTTGACCAGGGGCAGCTTCGGCGCGGACTTCGCATCACGGTGGGACTGCCCCAGGAAAACCGGGCCCTGATCGCGGCCCTGCGGGAGATTCTGGCATAG
- the trxA gene encoding thioredoxin: MAKNVMEFNRDNFESEVLESDVPVVVDFWAEWCGPCRALTPIVEQLAGEVQGKAKVGKVDIQSERSLATDHGITSIPTIIIFKDGEPAKQFIGLTSLKDLKSAVDAVA, encoded by the coding sequence ATGGCGAAAAACGTAATGGAATTCAACCGGGACAACTTCGAGAGCGAGGTGCTCGAATCGGACGTTCCCGTGGTCGTCGATTTCTGGGCTGAGTGGTGCGGACCGTGCCGAGCCCTGACCCCCATCGTCGAGCAGTTGGCCGGCGAGGTCCAGGGCAAGGCCAAGGTCGGCAAGGTGGACATCCAGTCCGAGCGCAGCCTGGCCACCGACCACGGCATCACCTCGATCCCGACCATTATCATCTTCAAGGACGGCGAACCGGCCAAGCAGTTCATCGGCTTGACCTCGCTGAAGGACCTCAAAAGCGCCGTCGACGCCGTCGCCTGA